In one window of Ruminococcus albus AD2013 DNA:
- the purF gene encoding amidophosphoribosyltransferase, with protein MSGLHEECGVFGLYSQKKSHLAEIVYYGLYALQHRGQEGCGIAVCEDGVITAHKDVGLAGEVFTHRILAEMPQGNMAVGHVRYSTTGGNERRNCQPIVVNHMKGRMALAHNGNLSNAGELRRELELSGAIFHTTSDTETIAYIITKQRLIRDSIEEAVLSAMDIIEGAYSLVVMSPTKLIACRDPFGFRPLCFGKMSDGTYVVASESCALTAVGAEFVRDIEPGEMLIFSKEGVRSDRSHCEKKPKRICIFEYIYFARPDSVIDRVSVHSSRLRAGHILAKSCPVDADIVIGVPDSGLDAALGYSQGSGIPYGIGLIKNKYVARTFISPTQESRVDKVRIKLSAVEETVKGKRVVLVDDSIVRGTTGGRIVSLLREAGAKEIHFRVSAPPFLHPCYYGTDIDSEENLIAARRTPEEIAKEMGADSLGYLPMSALDELNLGAGCCKACFGGDYPTAVPEKAHKDKYEMKIQE; from the coding sequence ATGAGCGGTCTGCATGAGGAGTGCGGAGTATTCGGCTTATACTCCCAAAAAAAGTCACATCTTGCCGAAATAGTATACTACGGTCTTTATGCTTTACAGCACAGAGGGCAGGAGGGCTGCGGAATCGCTGTATGCGAGGACGGAGTCATCACCGCACATAAAGATGTGGGTCTTGCGGGTGAGGTATTCACCCACAGAATACTTGCTGAAATGCCACAGGGCAATATGGCTGTGGGACACGTAAGATATTCCACCACAGGCGGCAACGAAAGGCGTAACTGTCAGCCCATAGTTGTCAACCACATGAAAGGGCGCATGGCGCTGGCTCACAACGGAAATCTTTCCAATGCGGGAGAACTCAGACGCGAGCTGGAGCTTTCGGGGGCTATATTCCATACAACCTCCGATACGGAGACCATCGCCTATATAATAACAAAGCAGCGTCTTATCAGAGACTCTATCGAGGAAGCAGTGCTTTCCGCAATGGACATAATCGAAGGCGCTTATTCGCTTGTGGTGATGAGCCCCACAAAACTCATCGCCTGCCGTGACCCTTTCGGTTTCAGACCTTTGTGTTTCGGTAAAATGTCAGACGGCACTTATGTGGTGGCATCGGAAAGCTGTGCGCTCACAGCTGTGGGTGCGGAGTTCGTACGTGATATAGAGCCCGGAGAGATGCTGATATTCTCAAAGGAGGGCGTGCGGTCAGACCGTTCCCACTGTGAAAAGAAGCCTAAGCGGATATGCATATTCGAGTACATATACTTTGCACGTCCCGATTCTGTCATCGACAGAGTATCGGTACATTCTTCGAGGCTCAGGGCGGGACATATCTTAGCGAAAAGCTGTCCCGTTGATGCGGATATAGTTATAGGCGTACCCGATTCGGGACTTGATGCGGCACTGGGATATTCACAGGGCTCGGGTATACCTTACGGCATAGGTCTTATAAAGAACAAGTACGTGGCTAGGACTTTCATATCGCCCACACAGGAGAGCCGTGTTGACAAGGTACGCATAAAGCTTTCGGCAGTTGAGGAAACTGTAAAGGGCAAACGAGTTGTGCTGGTAGATGATTCCATAGTACGCGGCACTACCGGCGGCAGGATAGTTTCACTGCTGCGTGAAGCTGGGGCTAAAGAGATACATTTCCGTGTATCGGCACCGCCTTTCCTGCATCCATGCTATTACGGCACTGATATAGATTCGGAAGAAAATCTTATCGCTGCACGCCGTACTCCCGAGGAGATAGCTAAGGAGATGGGTGCGGACAGTCTGGGATATCTGCCTATGTCGGCACTGGATGAGCTTAATCTGGGTGCGGGCTGCTGCAAAGCTTGCTTCGGCGGAGATTACCCCACAGCTGTTCCCGAAAAAGCACACAAGGATAAATACGAAATGAAAATACAGGAGTGA
- a CDS encoding CTP synthase — protein MRKYIFVTGGVVSGLGKGITAASLGRLLKSRGLTVAAQKLDPYINVDPGTMSPYQHGEVYVTEDGAETDLDLGHYERFIDEDLNKYSNLTTGKVYWNVLNKERRGEYLGSTVQVIPHITNEIKEFVYSVGKKTDADVIITEIGGTIGDIESQPFIEAVRQISLEVGRENALFIHVTLVPFLSGSDEHKSKPTQHSVKELQGMGINPDIIVLRCDRPLEPSIFQKIALFCNVRTECVIENITLPDLYEAPLMLEKANFSEVVCERLGITAPRPHLDEWCEMVERIKSAATTTKIALVGKYTELHDAYLSVAEALRHAGYSIGTHVDISWVDSEKLTAENIGESLGGVNGIIVPGGFGGRGIEGMIQAVKYARENNIPFFGICLGMQIAVIEYARNVCGISDADSGEFNEVCKHKVIDFMPGQSDSIDKGGTLRLGAYPCVISDGTTMQRCYGKNEISERHRHRYEFNNDYRDTLSSAGLTLSGMSPDGRLVETVELTDRDFYVGVQFHPEFKSRPNRPHPLFMGFVSAAAERSGK, from the coding sequence ATGAGAAAGTATATTTTTGTAACGGGCGGAGTAGTTTCGGGACTTGGCAAGGGCATCACTGCGGCTTCTCTGGGAAGACTGCTGAAATCCCGTGGGCTGACTGTGGCAGCACAGAAGCTCGACCCTTATATAAATGTAGACCCCGGTACAATGAGCCCTTATCAGCATGGTGAGGTATATGTTACCGAGGACGGTGCGGAGACCGATCTCGACCTTGGACACTATGAGCGTTTCATCGACGAAGACCTGAACAAGTATTCAAACCTTACTACGGGAAAGGTCTACTGGAATGTTCTTAACAAGGAGCGCAGGGGAGAATATCTGGGTTCCACGGTGCAGGTCATTCCTCATATCACCAATGAGATAAAGGAGTTTGTATACTCCGTGGGCAAAAAGACCGATGCTGATGTTATCATCACAGAGATAGGCGGTACTATCGGCGATATCGAATCTCAGCCTTTTATTGAAGCTGTAAGACAGATATCTCTTGAAGTTGGCCGTGAGAACGCCCTGTTCATCCATGTTACACTGGTGCCTTTCCTGAGCGGGTCGGACGAACACAAATCCAAACCCACACAGCATTCTGTGAAGGAGTTACAGGGTATGGGTATCAATCCCGATATCATCGTACTGCGCTGTGACAGACCTCTGGAACCCTCTATTTTCCAGAAGATAGCACTTTTCTGCAACGTTCGCACAGAGTGCGTTATTGAAAATATAACTCTGCCCGACCTTTACGAAGCTCCACTTATGCTGGAGAAAGCTAATTTCTCCGAGGTAGTCTGCGAGCGTCTGGGCATTACAGCACCCCGTCCCCATCTTGATGAATGGTGCGAGATGGTGGAGAGGATAAAGTCTGCGGCTACGACTACAAAGATAGCACTTGTAGGAAAGTACACTGAGCTTCACGACGCATATCTCTCGGTAGCAGAGGCACTTCGCCATGCGGGATATTCCATCGGCACACACGTTGATATAAGCTGGGTGGATTCGGAAAAACTGACAGCTGAAAACATCGGTGAGTCGCTGGGTGGCGTTAACGGTATCATAGTCCCAGGCGGTTTCGGCGGAAGAGGTATCGAGGGCATGATACAGGCTGTAAAGTATGCTAGAGAGAACAATATCCCATTCTTCGGCATATGCCTTGGTATGCAGATAGCTGTTATAGAATACGCCAGAAATGTCTGCGGTATCAGTGATGCTGATTCGGGTGAGTTCAATGAGGTATGCAAGCACAAGGTCATCGACTTCATGCCGGGACAGAGTGACAGCATCGACAAGGGCGGCACGTTACGTCTTGGTGCTTATCCCTGTGTTATATCCGATGGTACTACGATGCAGAGATGCTACGGCAAGAACGAGATAAGTGAACGTCACCGCCACAGATACGAATTTAACAATGATTACCGCGATACACTGTCATCTGCCGGTCTTACCCTCAGCGGTATGTCGCCCGATGGCAGACTTGTGGAGACTGTTGAGCTTACCGACCGCGATTTCTATGTGGGCGTACAGTTCCACCCCGAATTCAAGAGCCGTCCCAACCGTCCTCACCCGCTGTTCATGGGATTTGTTTCAGCGGCGGCAGAGAGGAGCGGAAAATGA
- the asnB gene encoding asparagine synthase B: MCCIMGWCSVKADRDIMEKCFERTKSRGPDDTRYQAVAGGILAFHRLAIMGLTPDGMQPFRLGNSYVVCNGELYGFEKIRDDLAKKGYRFQSDSDCEILLPMWEQYKTDMFAMLDAEFACIIFDSETGKFIAARDPIGIRPLYYGYDRDGAAVFASEPQNLVDICDKIMPFPPGHYYIDGEFHCYNDIAKPDHVCHDDHDTIYKNIHDKLVAGIEKRLVADAKVGFLLSGGLDSSLVCAVAQQKSDKPIRTFAIGMSEDAIDLKYAKETADYIGSEHTEIIITKDDVINALEEVVRLLGTFDITTIRASMGMYLICKAIHEQTDIRVLLTGEISDELFGYKYTDFAPSAEEFQREAEKRVHELHMYDVLRADRCISVNSLEARVPFGDLDFVKYVMAIDPEKKLNTYGKGKFLLRKAFEADGVLPDNILWREKAAFSDAVGHSLVNYLKAYAEDYYTEEEFETLRKKYTHAQPFTKESLLYREIFEKYYEGQGEMIVDFWMPNKTWEGCNVNDPSARVLSNYGASAE; encoded by the coding sequence CTGGTGCTCGGTCAAGGCTGACCGAGACATTATGGAAAAATGTTTTGAAAGGACAAAATCAAGAGGACCCGATGACACTCGTTATCAGGCTGTTGCGGGAGGTATCCTGGCATTCCACAGACTTGCGATAATGGGTCTTACACCCGATGGTATGCAGCCATTCAGGCTGGGTAACAGCTATGTGGTCTGCAACGGTGAGCTTTACGGCTTCGAGAAGATAAGAGATGACCTTGCAAAGAAGGGATACCGCTTCCAGAGCGATTCGGACTGTGAGATACTTCTTCCAATGTGGGAGCAGTACAAGACCGATATGTTCGCAATGCTGGACGCGGAATTCGCCTGTATAATATTTGACAGTGAGACAGGAAAGTTCATCGCGGCTCGTGACCCAATAGGCATACGTCCCCTTTACTATGGCTATGACAGGGATGGTGCTGCTGTATTCGCAAGCGAACCCCAGAACCTGGTGGACATCTGCGACAAGATAATGCCTTTCCCTCCCGGACACTATTATATAGACGGCGAGTTCCACTGCTACAATGATATCGCTAAGCCCGATCATGTATGTCATGATGATCACGATACTATCTATAAGAACATTCATGACAAGCTGGTGGCAGGCATCGAGAAGCGTCTGGTGGCTGATGCAAAGGTCGGCTTCCTGCTTTCGGGCGGTCTGGATTCATCGCTGGTATGTGCTGTTGCACAGCAGAAATCGGACAAGCCTATAAGGACTTTCGCTATCGGTATGTCGGAGGACGCCATCGACCTTAAATATGCAAAGGAGACTGCTGATTATATCGGTTCCGAGCATACAGAGATAATCATAACCAAGGACGATGTGATAAATGCCCTTGAGGAAGTTGTACGTCTGCTGGGAACATTCGATATAACCACCATACGTGCAAGCATGGGTATGTACCTTATCTGCAAGGCGATACATGAACAGACGGATATCCGCGTACTGCTGACAGGCGAGATATCCGATGAGCTGTTCGGATACAAGTACACTGATTTTGCACCCTCTGCTGAGGAATTTCAGCGTGAAGCCGAAAAGCGCGTACACGAACTTCATATGTACGATGTTCTGCGTGCTGACAGATGTATCTCTGTTAACTCACTTGAAGCGAGAGTGCCTTTCGGCGACCTTGATTTTGTAAAATACGTAATGGCGATAGACCCCGAAAAGAAGCTGAACACCTACGGCAAGGGCAAGTTCCTGCTACGTAAGGCGTTTGAAGCTGACGGAGTTCTTCCCGATAATATACTTTGGAGAGAAAAGGCTGCTTTCTCCGACGCTGTGGGACATTCTCTGGTAAACTATCTGAAAGCCTATGCTGAGGATTATTACACAGAGGAAGAGTTTGAAACACTTAGAAAGAAGTACACACACGCTCAGCCCTTTACTAAGGAATCTCTGCTTTACCGTGAGATATTTGAGAAATACTACGAGGGTCAGGGTGAGATGATAGTTGATTTCTGGATGCCTAACAAGACATGGGAAGGCTGCAATGTCAACGATCCATCGGCGAGAGTACTTTCAAACTACGGCGCAAGTGCGGAATGA